One Idiomarina loihiensis L2TR genomic window carries:
- a CDS encoding 5-oxoprolinase subunit PxpA: MSRKSSQRITLNSDIGESFGAWKMGADDLIMPHIDCANVACGFHASDPLTMLKTVKLAKHHDVTIGAHPAYPDLVGFGRRHMALKPDEVTALIQYQVGALQGICSGQKTEVKYVKPHGALYNDMLSDGQQFDAVCQAIAALQDDRHEPLPLMVMATPENDAWRHRAQQFGVELWFEGFADRAYDDNGQLRSRSNPDAVHGDVEAMYAQAEAFATGRAIESVSGKSLQIEIDSLCVHGDNPKAIETVEKLRSIVRQANE, encoded by the coding sequence ATGAGTCGTAAAAGTAGCCAGAGAATTACATTAAACAGCGATATTGGTGAAAGTTTCGGTGCCTGGAAAATGGGCGCCGATGACTTAATTATGCCGCACATCGACTGCGCTAATGTAGCTTGTGGTTTTCATGCGTCAGACCCGTTAACTATGCTGAAAACAGTCAAGTTAGCCAAACATCATGACGTGACAATAGGCGCGCATCCTGCGTACCCCGATCTCGTTGGTTTCGGCCGACGTCATATGGCATTAAAACCTGATGAAGTCACCGCTTTAATTCAATATCAGGTGGGGGCGTTACAGGGCATTTGTTCCGGCCAGAAAACCGAAGTGAAATATGTGAAGCCACACGGCGCACTTTATAACGACATGTTAAGCGACGGTCAGCAATTCGATGCTGTTTGTCAGGCCATTGCCGCTTTGCAGGACGACAGACATGAACCCTTGCCCTTGATGGTTATGGCAACTCCCGAAAATGACGCCTGGCGCCACCGCGCGCAGCAATTTGGTGTTGAATTATGGTTTGAAGGTTTTGCCGACCGCGCTTATGACGATAATGGTCAGTTGCGCTCGCGGAGCAACCCCGACGCTGTGCACGGTGATGTTGAAGCTATGTATGCTCAGGCAGAGGCTTTCGCGACAGGTCGCGCTATTGAGAGCGTGTCGGGCAAATCGCTACAAATTGAAATTGATTCTCTTTGTGTTCACGGGGATAACCCCAAAGCGATAGAAACCGTAGAGAAGCTGCGGAGTATTGTCCGGCAAGCTAACGAATAA
- the pxpB gene encoding 5-oxoprolinase subunit PxpB, producing MKEESDFPKFVSAGADAVIVYLGEGISVSVNQRVLAAVKAVKEQLSDVVLDLVPSYNSLMVYYNVLSIDEPEIRERLRKALADLSSDTNELSGKLHRIPVLYDESVGPDLARIADMNNCSVDDVIKTHTEQTYRVHAMGFAPGFAYLGEVSEKIRTPRLDNPRKRITAGSVAVAENQTAVYPSASPGGWNIIGRTSTQLYDPSSGTISPLNVGDEVEFYAVSKEQFIEEGGDTEALS from the coding sequence ATGAAAGAAGAGTCTGATTTTCCAAAATTCGTTTCAGCCGGCGCCGATGCCGTTATAGTCTATTTAGGCGAGGGCATTAGCGTGTCAGTTAACCAGCGTGTTCTGGCTGCGGTTAAGGCAGTAAAGGAGCAACTGTCTGATGTTGTGCTGGATTTAGTGCCGTCCTATAACTCCTTAATGGTTTACTACAACGTGCTGAGCATTGACGAGCCCGAAATACGTGAACGCTTGCGTAAAGCTTTAGCTGACCTCAGCTCTGATACTAACGAGCTGAGTGGCAAGCTGCATCGCATTCCGGTTCTTTATGATGAAAGTGTCGGGCCTGACCTTGCCCGCATTGCTGACATGAACAACTGCTCTGTGGATGATGTAATAAAAACACACACCGAGCAAACGTACCGCGTGCACGCCATGGGTTTTGCGCCGGGCTTTGCTTATTTAGGTGAAGTAAGTGAGAAGATCAGAACGCCTCGTTTAGATAACCCCAGAAAACGCATTACCGCAGGCAGTGTTGCCGTTGCTGAAAATCAGACCGCGGTTTATCCGTCAGCATCGCCCGGAGGCTGGAATATTATTGGCCGTACTTCCACCCAGCTATATGATCCGTCATCGGGGACTATCAGCCCGCTGAACGTAGGTGATGAAGTCGAGTTTTACGCGGTAAGTAAAGAGCAGTTTATTGAAGAAGGCGGCGACACGGAGGCCTTGTCATGA